Proteins from a single region of Megachile rotundata isolate GNS110a chromosome 7, iyMegRotu1, whole genome shotgun sequence:
- the LOC100880884 gene encoding translation machinery-associated protein 16 homolog has product MEVAMRKEYSKAKKLAHPNSRKSIAIAKRAKKISNRQKAKLSGLIKQNLIGEKMLWIKEHMVPNVCPYTPELTARLLETYIARHDEELEQIMIKRSISNKRNKQHASREDVIRMTKEREQEEYNTCGIEIPDILNTTFCKMLIEWNGELRYMSNFKFRRFGKRHLNEALQKMNKPPKQHIKKDTQTEVSDKTESPVEEEVFKSTEDLSVNDSTEDSKPTESAMEVE; this is encoded by the exons ATG GAGGTTGCAATGAGGAAAGAGTATTCAAAAGCAAAGAAACTTGCGCACCCTAATAGCAGGAAGTCTATTGCCATTGCAAAAAGAGCTAAGAA AATATCGAACAGACAAAAAGCAAAGTTGAGCGGATTGATAAAGCAGAATTTAATAGGAGAGAAAATGTTGTGGATCAAAGAACACATGGTTCCAAATGTATGTCCATATACTCCAGAATTAACTGCTCGTCTGTTAGAAAC GTACATAGCGAGGCACGACGAAGAATTGGAACAGATTATGATTAAACGTTCTATCAGCAACAAAAGGAATAAACAGCATGCCAGCAGGGAAGATGTGATAAGAATGACAAAAGAGCGTGAACAGGAAGAGTACAATACCTGTGGAATAG aaattcctgatattttaaatacaacttTCTGTAAGATGTTGATAGAATGGAATGGTGAACTGAGGTATATGTCCAACTTTAAATTCAGGAGGTTTGGTAAGAGACATCTGAACGAAGCGTtgcaaaaaatgaataaaccaCCAAAGCAGCACATAAAGAAAGATACACAGACTGAAGTGTCTGACAAAACAGAAAGTCCTGTGGAAGAAGAAGTATTTAAAAGTACAGAGGATTTATCTGTAAACGATTCTACAGAAGACAGTAAACCTACAGAATCTGCTATGGAAGTAGAATAA
- the LOC100880997 gene encoding uncharacterized protein LOC100880997 isoform X1: protein MRLFLSILLLFILTSNTTAFGRRKSSKCGVDCVSTSSNRDQNKTSDYYYDCDPKLGIVQKIPYLRSCSTCNAIEIDFSSACIRCGMCLAISDKINQTLIDVQEMLPDGCLNDTEIELLLRTICDHSFQHYSLREINGRRFICDWLPGSTMVSSSGDALWPDKIKDLCHYYLDAVGELELYEKWQQWCKDPDNFPNLSNVLCRSMHGMLHDCRSMEDLNPYEPPYKTYNAKVKFTASYDKCSKRE, encoded by the exons ATGAGACTATTTCTCAGCATATTGCTTCTCTTCATTTTAACGTCGAATACAACAGCTTTTGGCAGAAGAAAATCTTCCAAATGCGGAGTGGATTGCGTGTCTACTTCTTCTAACCGTGATCAGAATAAAACATCTGATTACTATTACGACTGCGATCCCAAGCTCGGAATTGTCCAGAAGATACCCTATTTGCGATCTTGCTCTACGTGCAACGCCATCGAGATTGACTTCTCGTCCGCCTGTATAAGATGTGGCATGTGTCTCGCCATTTCTGACAAG ATAAATCAAACGTTGATAGATGTCCAAGAAATGTTACCCGATGGATGTCTGAACGATACGGAAATTGAATTACTTTTGAGAACCATCTGTGACCATTCCTTCCAACA tTACAGTCTTCGGGAAATTAATGGGAGGAGGTTTATCTGTGATTGGCTGCCGGGTTCTACCATGGTCTCCTCGTCGGGGGATGCACTGTGGCCGGACAA GATAAAAGATCTGTGTCATTACTACCTGGACGCCGTAGGAGAACTGGAGTTATACGAAAAGTGGCAGCAGTGGTGCAAGGATCCcgacaactttccaaatttgtcGAACGTTTTGTGCCG AAGTATGCACGGCATGTTACATGACTGCAGAAGTATGGAGGACCTGAACCCATACGAGCCTCCGTACAAAACTTACAACGCCAAAGTGAAATTCACTGCGAGCTACGATAAATGCAGTAAACGTGAATGA
- the LOC100880997 gene encoding uncharacterized protein LOC100880997 isoform X2 → MRLFLSILLLFILTSNTTAFGRRKSSKCGVDCVSTSSNRDQNKTSDYYYDCDPKLGIVQKIPYLRSCSTCNAIEIDFSSACIRCGMCLAISDKINQTLIDVQEMLPDGCLNDTEIELLLRTICDHSFQHLREINGRRFICDWLPGSTMVSSSGDALWPDKIKDLCHYYLDAVGELELYEKWQQWCKDPDNFPNLSNVLCRSMHGMLHDCRSMEDLNPYEPPYKTYNAKVKFTASYDKCSKRE, encoded by the exons ATGAGACTATTTCTCAGCATATTGCTTCTCTTCATTTTAACGTCGAATACAACAGCTTTTGGCAGAAGAAAATCTTCCAAATGCGGAGTGGATTGCGTGTCTACTTCTTCTAACCGTGATCAGAATAAAACATCTGATTACTATTACGACTGCGATCCCAAGCTCGGAATTGTCCAGAAGATACCCTATTTGCGATCTTGCTCTACGTGCAACGCCATCGAGATTGACTTCTCGTCCGCCTGTATAAGATGTGGCATGTGTCTCGCCATTTCTGACAAG ATAAATCAAACGTTGATAGATGTCCAAGAAATGTTACCCGATGGATGTCTGAACGATACGGAAATTGAATTACTTTTGAGAACCATCTGTGACCATTCCTTCCAACA TCTTCGGGAAATTAATGGGAGGAGGTTTATCTGTGATTGGCTGCCGGGTTCTACCATGGTCTCCTCGTCGGGGGATGCACTGTGGCCGGACAA GATAAAAGATCTGTGTCATTACTACCTGGACGCCGTAGGAGAACTGGAGTTATACGAAAAGTGGCAGCAGTGGTGCAAGGATCCcgacaactttccaaatttgtcGAACGTTTTGTGCCG AAGTATGCACGGCATGTTACATGACTGCAGAAGTATGGAGGACCTGAACCCATACGAGCCTCCGTACAAAACTTACAACGCCAAAGTGAAATTCACTGCGAGCTACGATAAATGCAGTAAACGTGAATGA
- the LOC100880997 gene encoding uncharacterized protein LOC100880997 isoform X3 — MRLFLSILLLFILTSNTTAFGRRKSSKCGVDCVSTSSNRDQNKTSDYYYDCDPKLGIVQKIPYLRSCSTCNAIEIDFSSACIRCGMCLAISDKINQTLIDVQEMLPDGCLNDTEIELLLRTICDHSFQQIKDLCHYYLDAVGELELYEKWQQWCKDPDNFPNLSNVLCRSMHGMLHDCRSMEDLNPYEPPYKTYNAKVKFTASYDKCSKRE, encoded by the exons ATGAGACTATTTCTCAGCATATTGCTTCTCTTCATTTTAACGTCGAATACAACAGCTTTTGGCAGAAGAAAATCTTCCAAATGCGGAGTGGATTGCGTGTCTACTTCTTCTAACCGTGATCAGAATAAAACATCTGATTACTATTACGACTGCGATCCCAAGCTCGGAATTGTCCAGAAGATACCCTATTTGCGATCTTGCTCTACGTGCAACGCCATCGAGATTGACTTCTCGTCCGCCTGTATAAGATGTGGCATGTGTCTCGCCATTTCTGACAAG ATAAATCAAACGTTGATAGATGTCCAAGAAATGTTACCCGATGGATGTCTGAACGATACGGAAATTGAATTACTTTTGAGAACCATCTGTGACCATTCCTTCCAACA GATAAAAGATCTGTGTCATTACTACCTGGACGCCGTAGGAGAACTGGAGTTATACGAAAAGTGGCAGCAGTGGTGCAAGGATCCcgacaactttccaaatttgtcGAACGTTTTGTGCCG AAGTATGCACGGCATGTTACATGACTGCAGAAGTATGGAGGACCTGAACCCATACGAGCCTCCGTACAAAACTTACAACGCCAAAGTGAAATTCACTGCGAGCTACGATAAATGCAGTAAACGTGAATGA
- the LOC100881110 gene encoding glutamate receptor ionotropic, delta-2 isoform X2, with amino-acid sequence MFICMEIHFYIDILLLRLTRVEVIFGENAENLRIDCVFTYMRPLMTCFAEEGISVSIQSAVNPNVPDALVIQKHRIGSIVLLDGLNLTSPDNVLHMASQKYLFNYYISWLLITTRSNDATIDTVLRHLNIGIDSDVVVATPSAFYSEMQNLSKTYQSRTCSFLKRYGSSIKFHDPPMKQFDENATINLNYAILENRTVFFYFIHVYKIRYADNTSLVTNFLGSWNPDSWSFHNPTNVKLRNDFKGLPIVFGVLNGTIDGHMDTTEEETDDIAPLLDFASFVTSSVNASIELVPHEKLGTLNNKVWNNLLGDVVSGTVDIGLGYITVNEERQTEMTFSHPLIRYMRNIYYHPLEIGTMRDIFRQPFNNYLLGCVFSTYVVILIVMGLIIYAAKNVLHYEEEKRIGIGEAALWCISIMCMQGSLWTPRNPSGKTVLLFSLTFSLVTYSAYAGFITSILSVQVSGIKSITDILSHNFKLGYSRTDDEYIRNVNDSNLRELYIRAFNNRESRLDTASGLAKAVKGHYGFFVSATLARRALRSTLIQERCSLRELSLSQTFTMVALPMANSCPYKKVINLNILKIRERGVLNRITERMLPEMPRCKLATTFHSARLTDVYSAFFILIAGGVSAISIGIIERIWNKRRQMKDTIVRGMRQHHLMPNFSHLPHWPHLPHFPHFPHFPQLHSRSEFTKKHSTKPGNKFDSSTSAGESLKGASNSGEKNEEEGTRSEGETSFQRFEPKFRSWKKQASSRRMNWTPFQGLPKKKSGKETKTSTDTVFPFHQ; translated from the exons ATTGTGTATTTACTTATATGAGACCTTTGATGACATGCTTCGCGGAGGAAGGTATCAGCGTATCAATTCAGTCCGCTGTCAATCCGAACGTACCGGATGCCCTTGTGATCCAAAAGCATCGAATTGGATCGATCGTCCTATTGGACGGGCTGAATCTCACGTCCCCTGATAACGTTCTACACATG GCATCTCAGAAATAtctattcaattattatatctCCTGGTTGTTGATCACGACCAGGAGCAACGATGCGACGATCGATACTGTGCTGCGACATCTGAATATCGGTATCGATAGCGACGTCGTCGTTGCCACTCCTTCCGCTTTTTATTCGGAGATGCAAAACCTGTCGAAAACGTATCAGAGCAG GACATGTTCCTTCTTAAAACGTTACGGAAGCTCCATTAAGTTCCATGATCCGCCAATGAAGCAATTCGATGAGAACGCGACGATCAATTTGAACTACGCCATTTTGGAGAACCGAACCGTGTTCTTTTACTTCATCCACGTCTACAAGATTCGATACGCGGACAACACTAGTCTAGTTACGAATTTCCTTGGGTCCTGGAACCCGGACTCTTGGTCCTTTCACAATCCGACGAATGTGAAATTAAGAAACGACTTTAAAGGACTACCGATCGTGTTTGGGGTATTAAATGGGACGATCGATGGGCATATGGACACCACGGAGGAAGAGACGGACGACATTGCTCCTCTTCTCGATTTCGCTAGCTTCGTTACCAGTAGTGTGAACGCAAG CATAGAGTTGGTGCCGCACGAGAAGCTCGGTACTCTAAACAACAAAGTTTGGAACAACCTCCTCGGAGACGTCGTCTCCGGGACCGTGGACATCGGGTTAGGCTACATAACCGTGAACGAGGAACGACAAACGGAGATGACGTTCAGCCATCCGCTGATTCGCTACAT GAGGAACATTTATTATCATCCGTTAGAGATCGGGACGATGAGAGATATATTTCGACAACCGTTTAATAATTATCTTTTGGGATGCGTTTTTTCTACGTACGTCGTTATATTGATAGTGATGGGTTTGATTATTTACGCCGCGAAGAATGTTCTACATTACGAAGAGGAGAAACGGATCGGGATTGGGGAGGCTGCTTTGTGGTGCATCAGCATAATGTGCATGCAAG GTTCATTATGGACACCTCGAAATCCGTCGGGAAAAACAGTGTTATTATTCAGTTTGACATTCTCCTTGGTGACGTATAGTGCTTACGCTGGTTTCATTACTTCTATATTATCGGTGCAAGTCAGTGGTATTAAATCAATCACTGACATTCTGTCGCACAATTTTAAACTGGGATACAGCAGGACGGACGATGAGTATATTCGA AACGTAAACGATAGTAACCTCCGGGAATTATATATAAGAGCATTCAACAATCGAGAATCTCGATTAGATACGGCTTCCGGTCTCGCGAAAGCTGTCAAAGGACATTATGGTTTCTTCGTGAGCGCCACCTTAGCCAGACGAGCCCTTAGGTCAACGTTAATTCAAGAAAGATGTTCTTTAAGAGAACTATCACTTTCACAAACATTTACTATGGTAGCTCTACCTATGGCTAATTCTTGTCCTTATAAAAAGGTCATTAATTTGAA CATCCTGAAGATACGTGAACGAGGAGTACTCAACCGAATCACCGAACGAATGCTACCAGAAATGCCTCGTTGCAAATTAGCCACCACTTTCCACAGCGCGAGACTAACGGACGTCTACTCCGCCTTCTTCATTTTGATCGCAGGCGGCGTGTCCGCCATTTCGATCGGCATCATCGAACGAATCTGGAACAAACGCCGGCAAATGAAGGACACCATCGTCCGCGGTATGCGGCAGCACCATCTGATGCCCAACTTCTCGCACCTGCCTCATTGGCCTCATCTCCCGCACTTCCCCCACTTCCCACATTTCCCGCAGTTGCACTCTCGAAGCGAATTTACGAAGAAACATTCTACGAAGCCTGGTAACAAGTTTGACTCGTCCACTTCCGCTGGGGAGTCGTTGAAGGGGGCTTCGAACAGCGGAGAGAAAAATGAAGAGGAAGGCACACGCTCCGAGGGCGAAACGAGTTTCCAGCGTTTCGAGCCGAAATTTCGGAGCTGGAAGAAACAGGCGAGTTCTAGGCGCATGAATTGGACTCCTTTTCAGGGGTTGCCGAAGAAAAAAAGTGGTAAAGAAACGAAGACCAGCACTGATACTGTGTTTCCTTTTCATCAATGA
- the LOC100881110 gene encoding glutamate receptor ionotropic, delta-2 isoform X1 — protein sequence MLVLTKITIPRFSYKTDIARFASHEKKMKQGWFIATIFYVATSTCILPSPLTLQLILEFAKWKSWDQLVLFENLSSFDCVFTYMRPLMTCFAEEGISVSIQSAVNPNVPDALVIQKHRIGSIVLLDGLNLTSPDNVLHMASQKYLFNYYISWLLITTRSNDATIDTVLRHLNIGIDSDVVVATPSAFYSEMQNLSKTYQSRTCSFLKRYGSSIKFHDPPMKQFDENATINLNYAILENRTVFFYFIHVYKIRYADNTSLVTNFLGSWNPDSWSFHNPTNVKLRNDFKGLPIVFGVLNGTIDGHMDTTEEETDDIAPLLDFASFVTSSVNASIELVPHEKLGTLNNKVWNNLLGDVVSGTVDIGLGYITVNEERQTEMTFSHPLIRYMRNIYYHPLEIGTMRDIFRQPFNNYLLGCVFSTYVVILIVMGLIIYAAKNVLHYEEEKRIGIGEAALWCISIMCMQGSLWTPRNPSGKTVLLFSLTFSLVTYSAYAGFITSILSVQVSGIKSITDILSHNFKLGYSRTDDEYIRNVNDSNLRELYIRAFNNRESRLDTASGLAKAVKGHYGFFVSATLARRALRSTLIQERCSLRELSLSQTFTMVALPMANSCPYKKVINLNILKIRERGVLNRITERMLPEMPRCKLATTFHSARLTDVYSAFFILIAGGVSAISIGIIERIWNKRRQMKDTIVRGMRQHHLMPNFSHLPHWPHLPHFPHFPHFPQLHSRSEFTKKHSTKPGNKFDSSTSAGESLKGASNSGEKNEEEGTRSEGETSFQRFEPKFRSWKKQASSRRMNWTPFQGLPKKKSGKETKTSTDTVFPFHQ from the exons ATGCTCGTCCtaacgaaaataactatacCACGGTTCAGTTATAAAACCGACATCGCTCGTTTCGCTAGCCacgaaaagaaaatgaaacagGGGTGGTTTATAGCGACAATTTTTTACGTTGCGACGAGTACCTGCATTTTGCCATCGCCGTTGACTCTGCAGTTGATTCTGGAATTTGCTAAATGGAAGTCGTGGGATCAGTTAGTgttgtttgagaatttgtcTTCTTTCG ATTGTGTATTTACTTATATGAGACCTTTGATGACATGCTTCGCGGAGGAAGGTATCAGCGTATCAATTCAGTCCGCTGTCAATCCGAACGTACCGGATGCCCTTGTGATCCAAAAGCATCGAATTGGATCGATCGTCCTATTGGACGGGCTGAATCTCACGTCCCCTGATAACGTTCTACACATG GCATCTCAGAAATAtctattcaattattatatctCCTGGTTGTTGATCACGACCAGGAGCAACGATGCGACGATCGATACTGTGCTGCGACATCTGAATATCGGTATCGATAGCGACGTCGTCGTTGCCACTCCTTCCGCTTTTTATTCGGAGATGCAAAACCTGTCGAAAACGTATCAGAGCAG GACATGTTCCTTCTTAAAACGTTACGGAAGCTCCATTAAGTTCCATGATCCGCCAATGAAGCAATTCGATGAGAACGCGACGATCAATTTGAACTACGCCATTTTGGAGAACCGAACCGTGTTCTTTTACTTCATCCACGTCTACAAGATTCGATACGCGGACAACACTAGTCTAGTTACGAATTTCCTTGGGTCCTGGAACCCGGACTCTTGGTCCTTTCACAATCCGACGAATGTGAAATTAAGAAACGACTTTAAAGGACTACCGATCGTGTTTGGGGTATTAAATGGGACGATCGATGGGCATATGGACACCACGGAGGAAGAGACGGACGACATTGCTCCTCTTCTCGATTTCGCTAGCTTCGTTACCAGTAGTGTGAACGCAAG CATAGAGTTGGTGCCGCACGAGAAGCTCGGTACTCTAAACAACAAAGTTTGGAACAACCTCCTCGGAGACGTCGTCTCCGGGACCGTGGACATCGGGTTAGGCTACATAACCGTGAACGAGGAACGACAAACGGAGATGACGTTCAGCCATCCGCTGATTCGCTACAT GAGGAACATTTATTATCATCCGTTAGAGATCGGGACGATGAGAGATATATTTCGACAACCGTTTAATAATTATCTTTTGGGATGCGTTTTTTCTACGTACGTCGTTATATTGATAGTGATGGGTTTGATTATTTACGCCGCGAAGAATGTTCTACATTACGAAGAGGAGAAACGGATCGGGATTGGGGAGGCTGCTTTGTGGTGCATCAGCATAATGTGCATGCAAG GTTCATTATGGACACCTCGAAATCCGTCGGGAAAAACAGTGTTATTATTCAGTTTGACATTCTCCTTGGTGACGTATAGTGCTTACGCTGGTTTCATTACTTCTATATTATCGGTGCAAGTCAGTGGTATTAAATCAATCACTGACATTCTGTCGCACAATTTTAAACTGGGATACAGCAGGACGGACGATGAGTATATTCGA AACGTAAACGATAGTAACCTCCGGGAATTATATATAAGAGCATTCAACAATCGAGAATCTCGATTAGATACGGCTTCCGGTCTCGCGAAAGCTGTCAAAGGACATTATGGTTTCTTCGTGAGCGCCACCTTAGCCAGACGAGCCCTTAGGTCAACGTTAATTCAAGAAAGATGTTCTTTAAGAGAACTATCACTTTCACAAACATTTACTATGGTAGCTCTACCTATGGCTAATTCTTGTCCTTATAAAAAGGTCATTAATTTGAA CATCCTGAAGATACGTGAACGAGGAGTACTCAACCGAATCACCGAACGAATGCTACCAGAAATGCCTCGTTGCAAATTAGCCACCACTTTCCACAGCGCGAGACTAACGGACGTCTACTCCGCCTTCTTCATTTTGATCGCAGGCGGCGTGTCCGCCATTTCGATCGGCATCATCGAACGAATCTGGAACAAACGCCGGCAAATGAAGGACACCATCGTCCGCGGTATGCGGCAGCACCATCTGATGCCCAACTTCTCGCACCTGCCTCATTGGCCTCATCTCCCGCACTTCCCCCACTTCCCACATTTCCCGCAGTTGCACTCTCGAAGCGAATTTACGAAGAAACATTCTACGAAGCCTGGTAACAAGTTTGACTCGTCCACTTCCGCTGGGGAGTCGTTGAAGGGGGCTTCGAACAGCGGAGAGAAAAATGAAGAGGAAGGCACACGCTCCGAGGGCGAAACGAGTTTCCAGCGTTTCGAGCCGAAATTTCGGAGCTGGAAGAAACAGGCGAGTTCTAGGCGCATGAATTGGACTCCTTTTCAGGGGTTGCCGAAGAAAAAAAGTGGTAAAGAAACGAAGACCAGCACTGATACTGTGTTTCCTTTTCATCAATGA